One Frankia alni ACN14a DNA window includes the following coding sequences:
- a CDS encoding lysophospholipid acyltransferase family protein, with the protein MAEYVYRPVITVARGLFGALRLRLDVRGAENIPASGGGIVLINHVSYLDFALAGLPFWTARRRLVRFMAKKEVFDHRISGPLMRGMHHIPVDRQAGAASLRDALKALRAGEFVGVFPEATISPSFCLASFKSGAARMAAHTNVPVIPVILWGSQRVLTKGHPFQLRDAIGTPISITVGRPVPPAELTDRQTGTDVLHKVMTELLDEAQRRYPRPAPGEADWWVPAHLGGSAPPPPTEPDDPES; encoded by the coding sequence GTGGCGGAATACGTCTACCGGCCGGTTATCACTGTGGCGAGGGGGCTGTTCGGCGCGCTGCGCCTGCGGCTCGACGTGCGGGGTGCGGAGAACATCCCCGCCTCCGGGGGCGGCATAGTACTGATCAACCACGTCTCCTATCTCGACTTCGCGCTCGCCGGCCTGCCGTTCTGGACCGCCCGGCGGCGGCTCGTCCGTTTCATGGCCAAGAAGGAGGTCTTCGACCATCGGATCTCCGGTCCGCTGATGCGCGGGATGCACCACATCCCGGTCGACCGGCAGGCGGGGGCCGCGTCGCTGCGGGACGCGCTGAAGGCGCTGCGCGCCGGCGAGTTCGTCGGGGTCTTCCCCGAGGCGACGATCAGCCCGAGTTTCTGCCTGGCCTCCTTCAAGTCCGGTGCGGCCCGGATGGCGGCGCACACGAACGTCCCGGTGATCCCGGTGATCCTCTGGGGCAGCCAGCGGGTTCTCACGAAGGGCCATCCGTTCCAGCTTCGGGACGCCATCGGCACCCCGATCTCCATCACGGTGGGCCGGCCGGTCCCCCCGGCCGAGCTCACCGACCGCCAGACCGGGACGGACGTCCTGCACAAGGTGATGACCGAGCTGCTCGACGAGGCGCAGCGACGCTATCCGCGTCCCGCGCCCGGCGAGGCCGACTGGTGGGTGCCCGCGCACCTCGGCGGGTCGGCCCCCCCGCCGCCCACCGAGCCGGACGACCCGGAGTCGTGA
- a CDS encoding M50 family metallopeptidase, translated as MSEGSGRVEILRRSIEAQAAPPQWVFVVAAVLAAVTVLSDRLWPVARHVITIAHEGGHALAAVASGRRLAGVRLHSDTSGVTVSSGRPTGPGVIATVAAGYPTPSLIGLGAAALLATGRTSLVLQLCVAMLLAMLVVIRNGFGVMSLVVSTAAILAVSWFAPPTARAGFAAYVACFLLLGGLRPVVEVQRQRRRRRGRDSDPDQLARLTGLPPGFWVGLFGLTGLACLAGGGGLLFG; from the coding sequence TTGTCGGAGGGGAGCGGCCGGGTGGAGATCCTGCGGCGCAGCATCGAGGCGCAGGCGGCGCCGCCGCAGTGGGTCTTCGTCGTCGCCGCCGTCCTGGCGGCCGTGACGGTGCTCAGCGACCGACTGTGGCCCGTCGCCCGACACGTGATCACGATTGCGCACGAGGGCGGGCACGCCCTGGCCGCGGTCGCGAGCGGCCGGCGTCTGGCCGGCGTCCGCCTGCATTCGGACACCTCCGGGGTCACCGTCTCCTCCGGACGACCGACGGGCCCCGGTGTGATCGCCACGGTCGCCGCCGGCTACCCCACGCCCTCGCTGATCGGACTCGGCGCCGCCGCCCTGCTGGCCACCGGCCGCACGAGCCTGGTGCTCCAGCTCTGTGTGGCGATGCTGCTCGCGATGCTGGTGGTGATCCGCAACGGCTTCGGGGTGATGTCGCTGGTGGTCAGCACCGCGGCAATCCTCGCGGTCTCCTGGTTCGCGCCGCCCACCGCGCGCGCCGGGTTCGCCGCCTACGTCGCCTGCTTCCTGCTGCTGGGAGGGCTGCGGCCGGTGGTCGAGGTGCAGCGGCAGCGGCGCCGGCGCCGGGGGAGGGACTCGGATCCAGATCAGCTCGCCCGGCTGACCGGGCTGCCCCCGGGCTTCTGGGTGGGTCTGTTCGGCCTGACGGGGCTCGCCTGCCTCGCCGGCGGGGGCGGTCTGCTGTTCGGCTGA
- a CDS encoding 3-hydroxybutyryl-CoA dehydrogenase, with product MAAAEAAAAEAGSGSPFARLGVIGCGLMGSGIAEVAARAGLDVAVREIDEPALSAGRKRLTSSLDRGVRGGKLTEADRDAVLARLTFTTDLGDFADRDVVIEAVAENEQLKADIFGALDKVVTRPDAIFASNTSSIPIMKLGMATSRPEQVVGIHFFNPVPVQKLVEIVPSLLTAPATETAAEGFVTGRLGKEVIRSKDRAGFVVNSLLVPYLLAAVRMLESGFAVADDIDRGMVLGCAHPMGPLRLCDLIGLDTIKAVAESMYEEFKEPLYSPPPLLMRMVDAGLLGKKTGRGFHNYTA from the coding sequence GTGGCCGCCGCCGAGGCTGCCGCCGCCGAGGCCGGCTCGGGTTCACCGTTCGCCCGCCTGGGCGTGATCGGGTGCGGGCTGATGGGCTCCGGGATCGCCGAGGTCGCCGCCCGCGCGGGCCTGGACGTCGCCGTCCGCGAGATCGACGAGCCGGCCCTGAGCGCGGGTCGCAAGCGGCTGACGTCCTCGCTGGACCGCGGGGTCCGCGGCGGCAAGCTGACCGAGGCGGACCGGGACGCGGTGCTCGCGCGGCTGACCTTCACCACCGATCTCGGCGACTTCGCCGACCGCGACGTCGTGATCGAGGCGGTCGCCGAGAACGAGCAGCTCAAGGCGGACATCTTCGGGGCGCTCGACAAGGTTGTGACGCGCCCGGACGCGATCTTCGCCTCCAACACCTCGTCCATCCCGATCATGAAGCTGGGCATGGCGACGTCCAGGCCGGAGCAGGTCGTCGGCATCCACTTCTTCAACCCGGTGCCCGTCCAGAAGCTCGTCGAGATCGTCCCGTCACTGCTGACGGCGCCGGCGACCGAGACCGCCGCCGAGGGCTTCGTCACCGGCCGGCTCGGCAAGGAGGTCATCCGCTCGAAGGACCGGGCCGGCTTCGTGGTGAACTCGCTGCTCGTCCCCTACCTGCTGGCCGCGGTGCGGATGCTGGAGTCCGGCTTCGCCGTCGCGGACGACATCGATCGCGGCATGGTGCTCGGCTGCGCCCACCCGATGGGCCCGCTGCGCCTGTGCGACCTCATCGGCCTCGACACGATCAAGGCGGTGGCCGAGTCGATGTACGAGGAGTTCAAGGAGCCCCTGTACTCCCCGCCCCCGCTGCTCATGCGCATGGTCGACGCCGGACTGCTCGGCAAGAAGACCGGCCGCGGCTTCCACAACTACACGGCCTGA
- a CDS encoding alkane 1-monooxygenase — translation MAAPVLTAPGGIAWRDGKRYMWLTAVIVPLLAIVSYGLWHRTGLGVHWWITPLFVFVGVPLLDISTPADSVNPPEEIRAALEADPFYRRCTYLYLPLAGIGLVLGAAAWAGGDLSPAARVGAVISVGTVTGVGITTAHELGHKRARRERWLARLMLAPTCYGHFYVEHNRGHHVRVATPADPASARLGEGFWRFWPRTVVGSLRSAWSLESRRLRLRGARVISLRNEVMLGWLLTAVLFGSLAVAFGPSVLVFLVAQAVFGFTLLEGVNYIEHYGLARARTADGRHEPVTPRHSWNSDAVTSNLALYQLQRHSDHHAHPTRRYQVLRSFEESPQLPAGYATLLLAAYLPPVWFRLMDDRVLAHYGGDLSRANVHPPRRRALAARYRA, via the coding sequence GTGGCGGCTCCCGTGCTCACCGCGCCCGGCGGGATTGCCTGGCGTGACGGTAAGCGGTACATGTGGCTGACCGCCGTCATCGTTCCACTGCTCGCCATCGTGAGCTATGGATTGTGGCACCGCACAGGTCTCGGGGTGCACTGGTGGATCACGCCGTTGTTCGTCTTCGTCGGTGTCCCGCTGCTGGACATATCGACGCCGGCGGATTCGGTGAATCCTCCCGAGGAGATCCGGGCCGCTCTGGAAGCGGATCCGTTCTATCGCCGTTGCACCTACCTCTATCTGCCGCTGGCCGGCATCGGTCTGGTCCTCGGCGCCGCGGCCTGGGCAGGCGGTGACCTGTCGCCGGCCGCCCGCGTCGGCGCGGTGATCTCGGTCGGCACGGTGACCGGGGTGGGGATCACGACGGCCCACGAACTGGGCCACAAGCGGGCTCGGCGCGAACGGTGGCTGGCGCGGCTGATGCTCGCGCCCACCTGCTACGGGCACTTCTACGTCGAACACAACCGGGGTCATCACGTGCGGGTCGCGACGCCGGCCGACCCGGCCAGCGCCCGCCTGGGGGAGGGCTTCTGGCGCTTCTGGCCGCGCACCGTGGTGGGCAGCCTGCGGTCGGCCTGGTCGTTGGAGAGCCGTCGGCTGCGGCTGCGCGGAGCGCGGGTGATCTCGCTGCGCAACGAGGTGATGCTCGGGTGGCTGCTCACCGCCGTCCTGTTCGGCTCGCTGGCCGTCGCCTTCGGGCCGTCGGTGCTTGTCTTCCTCGTCGCTCAGGCGGTGTTCGGATTCACCCTGCTCGAAGGCGTCAACTACATCGAGCACTACGGGTTGGCCCGGGCCCGCACCGCCGACGGGCGCCACGAGCCCGTCACCCCGCGACACAGCTGGAACAGCGACGCGGTGACCAGCAATCTGGCGCTCTACCAGCTCCAACGGCACAGCGATCATCACGCCCATCCCACCCGGCGCTACCAGGTCCTGCGGTCGTTCGAGGAGTCGCCTCAACTGCCGGCGGGATACGCCACGCTGCTGCTCGCCGCGTACCTGCCCCCGGTGTGGTTCCGGCTGATGGACGACCGCGTCCTCGCCCACTACGGCGGCGACCTGAGCCGGGCGAACGTCCATCCGCCGCGGCGGCGTGCTCTGGCAGCCCGCTACCGGGCCTAG
- a CDS encoding acyl-CoA dehydrogenase family protein encodes MNPSFDLYQLAEEHTALREAVRTLAEKDIAPFAAEVDEHERFPDQAREALDRAGFAAVHVPESYGGQGADSVATCIVIEEVARVCASSSLIPAVNKLGSMPIILAGSEELKRLVLPSLASGEAMISYALSEREAGSDTASMRTRARLDGDHWVLDGTKTWITNAGVSTWYTVMAVTDPHATKKADGISAFVVHRDDPGFEVGSKERKLGIKGSPTREIHLTGCTIPADRIIGEPGTGLRTALATLDHTRPTIGAQAVGIAQGALDAALAYVKQRRQFGRAIADNQAVQFMLADMGMKIEAARHLVYVSAARAERGEPNLGFVSAAAKCFASDVAMEVTTDAVQLFGGAGYTRDFPVERMMRDAKITQIYEGTNQVQRVVMSRALLKG; translated from the coding sequence GTGAACCCGAGCTTCGACCTCTACCAGCTCGCCGAGGAGCACACCGCGCTGCGGGAGGCGGTCCGCACCCTCGCCGAGAAGGACATCGCGCCGTTCGCCGCCGAAGTCGACGAGCACGAACGGTTCCCGGACCAGGCACGCGAGGCGCTCGACCGGGCCGGCTTCGCCGCGGTGCACGTCCCGGAGAGCTACGGCGGGCAGGGCGCGGACTCGGTGGCCACCTGCATCGTCATCGAGGAGGTCGCCCGCGTCTGCGCGTCGAGCTCGTTGATCCCCGCGGTGAACAAGCTCGGCAGCATGCCGATCATCCTCGCCGGATCCGAGGAGCTCAAGCGCCTCGTGCTGCCCTCCCTGGCCAGCGGCGAGGCGATGATCTCCTACGCGCTCTCCGAGCGGGAGGCGGGTTCCGACACCGCCTCGATGCGCACCCGTGCCCGCCTCGACGGCGACCACTGGGTCCTCGACGGCACCAAGACCTGGATCACCAACGCCGGCGTGTCGACCTGGTACACCGTGATGGCCGTGACCGACCCGCACGCGACGAAGAAGGCCGACGGCATCTCCGCCTTCGTCGTGCACCGCGACGACCCCGGCTTCGAGGTCGGCTCGAAGGAACGCAAGCTCGGCATCAAGGGCTCCCCCACCCGGGAGATCCACCTCACCGGCTGCACGATCCCCGCCGACCGCATCATCGGCGAGCCGGGCACCGGCCTGCGCACGGCACTCGCCACCCTCGACCACACCCGGCCGACGATCGGCGCGCAGGCCGTGGGCATCGCCCAGGGGGCGCTCGACGCCGCCCTCGCCTACGTCAAGCAGCGCCGCCAGTTCGGCCGGGCGATCGCCGACAACCAGGCCGTCCAGTTCATGCTCGCCGACATGGGCATGAAGATCGAGGCGGCCCGCCACCTCGTCTACGTCTCGGCCGCGCGGGCCGAACGCGGCGAACCGAACCTCGGCTTCGTCTCCGCCGCCGCCAAGTGCTTCGCCTCGGACGTGGCGATGGAGGTCACCACCGACGCGGTGCAGCTGTTCGGCGGGGCAGGCTACACCCGCGACTTCCCGGTCGAGCGGATGATGCGCGACGCCAAGATCACCCAAATCTACGAGGGCACCAACCAGGTCCAACGCGTCGTCATGTCCCGCGCCCTGCTCAAGGGCTAG
- a CDS encoding SDR family oxidoreductase: MRVLVTGATGKVGGAVVRAALEAGHQVRVLVRDPARVPGLPRPVEVVVGDVTDPATLPAAVAGTEIVFNAMGVPEQWLPDAAEFDRVNVAGSDNVARAAARAGVRRLVHTSTIDVFDAPPGGRFDETALAAAPKGTPYERSKQRAERAVLAAAGGMQVVIVNPATVYGFPPYGPTSMESRMFRPALRGLLPAVPPGGFGLVFTEGLARGHLAAAHAGRPGARYILSDAHVGLRELTAAVVVAGGRGRPPVVTIPAVAASVLAAGGEAVARLTRRPPPLARGQLHYLRWNAIPDATRARTELGWEPTPLAEGLRRTLAELDRA, translated from the coding sequence GTGAGGGTCCTGGTCACCGGCGCGACCGGCAAGGTCGGCGGGGCGGTCGTGCGGGCCGCGCTCGAGGCCGGCCACCAGGTGCGGGTTCTGGTCCGCGACCCGGCCCGGGTGCCCGGCCTGCCCCGGCCGGTCGAGGTCGTCGTGGGGGACGTCACCGATCCGGCGACGCTGCCGGCCGCCGTGGCCGGAACCGAGATCGTGTTCAACGCCATGGGCGTTCCCGAGCAGTGGCTGCCCGACGCCGCCGAGTTCGACCGGGTCAACGTGGCCGGCTCGGACAACGTCGCGCGGGCGGCCGCGCGGGCCGGCGTGCGCCGGCTGGTGCACACCAGCACGATCGACGTGTTCGACGCCCCACCGGGCGGCCGCTTCGACGAGACCGCCCTCGCCGCCGCCCCGAAGGGAACCCCGTACGAGCGATCCAAGCAGCGCGCGGAACGGGCGGTGCTCGCCGCCGCCGGTGGCATGCAGGTGGTCATCGTCAACCCGGCCACCGTCTACGGCTTCCCGCCCTACGGGCCGACCTCGATGGAAAGCCGGATGTTCCGCCCGGCGCTGCGCGGACTGCTGCCCGCCGTCCCCCCCGGCGGTTTCGGCCTGGTCTTCACCGAGGGACTGGCCCGCGGTCACCTCGCGGCCGCCCACGCGGGCCGTCCCGGCGCGCGGTACATCCTGTCCGACGCTCATGTCGGGCTGCGGGAGCTGACCGCGGCGGTCGTCGTCGCCGGGGGGCGGGGTCGCCCGCCGGTCGTCACCATCCCGGCCGTGGCGGCCTCGGTGCTCGCCGCGGGCGGCGAGGCGGTGGCCCGGCTGACCCGCCGCCCGCCGCCGCTTGCCCGCGGCCAGCTCCACTACCTGCGGTGGAACGCCATCCCGGACGCCACTCGGGCCCGGACCGAGCTCGGCTGGGAACCGACCCCGCTGGCCGAGGGCCTGCGCCGCACCCTCGCGGAGCTCGACCGCGCCTGA
- a CDS encoding 2-hydroxyacid dehydrogenase: protein MSRPVLVLVPTDGGVTALSAVPGIEPLRYDPDAPLPAAAREAEVLVVAGLAVQRQLDAMRELPKLRLVQTISAGTDQWHGRLPAGVALSNARGAHGGSTAEWAVGALLALYREIPQFLTDAAAGRWEQRQTGTLAGRRVLILGAGDLGTALRRRLEPFETEVSMVARRARPGVHTLDEVADLLPHHDAVVVMLPLTDELRGLVDAAFLARMPDGAILVNAARGPHVVTSALLAELESGRLRAALDVTDPEPLPPGHPLWRAPGLLLTPHVGGMTTGVSQRIWSVIARQLDQYVRDGRPENLVG from the coding sequence TTGTCCAGACCCGTCCTCGTCCTCGTCCCGACCGACGGCGGCGTCACGGCACTGTCGGCGGTCCCCGGGATCGAGCCGCTGCGGTACGACCCGGACGCCCCCCTGCCGGCGGCGGCCCGCGAGGCCGAGGTGCTGGTCGTGGCGGGGCTCGCGGTGCAGCGCCAGCTCGACGCGATGCGGGAGCTGCCGAAGCTGCGCCTGGTGCAGACCATCAGCGCCGGCACCGACCAGTGGCACGGCAGGTTGCCGGCGGGGGTGGCTCTGTCGAACGCCCGGGGCGCGCACGGCGGTTCCACCGCCGAATGGGCAGTGGGCGCGCTGCTGGCCCTCTACCGCGAGATTCCGCAGTTCCTCACCGACGCCGCCGCCGGCCGCTGGGAACAGCGTCAGACCGGGACGCTCGCCGGCCGGCGGGTGCTCATCCTCGGCGCGGGCGATCTCGGCACCGCGCTGCGCCGGCGGCTCGAACCGTTCGAGACCGAGGTCAGCATGGTCGCCCGGCGGGCGCGGCCCGGCGTGCACACCCTCGACGAGGTGGCGGACCTGCTGCCCCACCACGATGCCGTGGTGGTGATGCTGCCGCTCACCGACGAGCTGCGCGGTCTGGTCGACGCCGCCTTCCTCGCCCGCATGCCCGACGGCGCGATCCTGGTCAACGCCGCCCGGGGGCCCCATGTCGTGACGTCGGCGCTGCTGGCGGAGCTCGAGTCCGGGCGGCTGCGGGCGGCACTGGACGTCACCGATCCGGAGCCGCTGCCGCCCGGCCATCCGCTGTGGCGGGCCCCGGGCCTGCTGCTCACTCCGCACGTGGGCGGCATGACCACCGGCGTGTCGCAGCGGATCTGGAGCGTGATCGCCCGCCAGCTCGACCAGTACGTCCGCGACGGTCGACCGGAGAACCTCGTCGGCTGA
- a CDS encoding AEC family transporter, whose product MSALVVLLVGLVAGIVVRRRQRLPAQAAAVVNTWLLDIALPALVLRAMHTVTFPGNLALVVAAPYLLFALSTALYLLAARPMGLSRQTVTALVAATAVANTSFVGFPMVTVFFGASSVPIAVLVDQLGSFLLLNTVVLGAVTIIAGSSLPRAELARRVLTAPALCALVAALVLRPLTFPGWLDSALASLGATLTPLALFSIGLQLEVRAVRQWWRELALGLGVKLVVAPALVVGIYALTGTLGDHDVTIALFEAAMPPMVAGALIAARHDLATPLPSLLVGVGVPLSFATLPVWSLLLKS is encoded by the coding sequence ATGTCCGCCCTGGTCGTCCTGCTCGTCGGCCTGGTCGCGGGCATCGTGGTCCGGCGGCGGCAGCGACTGCCCGCCCAGGCCGCCGCGGTCGTCAACACCTGGCTGCTCGACATCGCGCTGCCGGCGCTCGTCCTGCGCGCCATGCACACCGTGACCTTCCCGGGCAACCTCGCGCTCGTGGTGGCCGCGCCCTACCTGCTGTTCGCCCTGTCCACGGCGCTGTACCTGCTCGCGGCGCGGCCGATGGGGCTGTCCCGCCAGACGGTGACGGCCCTGGTCGCCGCGACGGCGGTGGCCAACACCAGCTTTGTCGGCTTCCCGATGGTCACGGTCTTCTTCGGGGCGTCGTCGGTGCCCATCGCCGTCCTCGTCGACCAGCTCGGTTCGTTCCTGCTGCTCAACACCGTGGTGCTCGGCGCCGTCACGATCATCGCCGGGTCGTCGCTGCCGCGTGCGGAGCTGGCTCGCCGCGTCCTGACCGCCCCGGCACTGTGCGCCCTGGTGGCCGCGCTGGTGCTGCGGCCGTTGACCTTCCCCGGCTGGCTGGACTCGGCGCTTGCCTCGCTCGGCGCGACCCTCACGCCGCTCGCCCTGTTCTCCATCGGCCTGCAGCTGGAGGTGCGGGCCGTCCGGCAGTGGTGGCGCGAGCTGGCGCTCGGCCTCGGCGTGAAGCTGGTCGTCGCCCCCGCGTTGGTGGTGGGGATCTACGCGCTGACCGGAACGCTCGGCGACCACGACGTGACGATCGCGCTGTTCGAGGCGGCGATGCCACCGATGGTCGCGGGCGCGCTCATCGCCGCCCGGCACGACCTCGCCACCCCGCTGCCCAGTCTGCTGGTGGGGGTCGGGGTGCCGCTGTCGTTCGCCACGCTGCCGGTCTGGTCGTTGCTGTTGAAGTCCTGA
- a CDS encoding LCP family glycopolymer transferase — protein sequence MAVGTGDATAPIYRGPSATSTRAVASPLSAVPGGPVAGGPGSPVDGSGDPDGGSGSEPAARGPGRRRGLGSRITLVLAAVLSVAVLAATVSGWVVLTVYDRKIARASIALPHVDVSRPPAVPAGTENWLLVGSDVRTGTDAAKVGGARSDTMMIAHLSSDGTTQIVSIPRDLYLPIPAYTDGDGGTHRARRDRVNSAFNSGGPALLVATLEQLTGVRIDHYAEIDFGGFQQMTTAIGGVDVCLTASPYVETVILDNGRLVHATNLNDPSSGFAGQPGANHLVGAQALAFVRQRHGFIDGDLSRIHRQQAFLAAVFRKVSSGDVLLRPAKLAAFLGAVTRSTVLDDATDLADLRRLATRLHGMDSGAVTFATIPVTGQVAHPAFYFLYDPDAVRAFFARTMGDGHSAPATADPTASPGTDPLASPGVTRQPGPSASATARADGRDVAAPTATASPQGPASASASVSASVSASASVSATAGASRASGRVSLARSGLIVAGPSLPGAAITPQITTPGSIPSASAVEPEGTTATASPTAVPTTTAVASCIQ from the coding sequence GTGGCGGTCGGCACCGGCGACGCCACGGCGCCGATCTACCGCGGACCGTCGGCCACGTCCACGCGGGCCGTCGCGTCGCCACTGTCCGCCGTCCCGGGCGGGCCGGTCGCCGGCGGGCCCGGCAGTCCGGTGGACGGTTCGGGGGACCCGGACGGCGGATCCGGGTCCGAGCCGGCCGCGCGGGGTCCCGGTCGCCGGCGCGGCCTGGGGTCCCGGATCACGCTCGTCCTCGCGGCCGTGCTGAGCGTCGCCGTCCTCGCCGCGACGGTGTCGGGCTGGGTGGTCCTCACCGTCTACGACCGCAAGATCGCACGTGCGAGCATCGCCCTGCCGCACGTCGACGTCTCCCGGCCCCCGGCGGTGCCGGCGGGGACGGAGAACTGGCTGCTCGTCGGCTCCGACGTGCGGACCGGCACGGACGCCGCGAAGGTCGGCGGGGCCCGCTCGGACACGATGATGATCGCGCACCTGTCGTCGGACGGCACGACCCAGATCGTCTCCATTCCGCGTGACCTCTACCTGCCGATCCCCGCCTACACCGACGGCGACGGCGGCACCCACCGGGCGCGCCGGGACCGGGTGAACAGCGCCTTCAACAGCGGCGGCCCGGCCCTGCTGGTCGCCACGCTGGAGCAGCTCACCGGCGTGCGCATCGACCACTACGCCGAAATCGACTTCGGCGGGTTCCAGCAGATGACGACCGCCATCGGCGGCGTCGACGTCTGCCTGACCGCCTCGCCCTACGTCGAGACGGTGATCCTCGACAACGGCCGGCTGGTTCACGCGACCAACCTCAACGATCCCAGCTCCGGCTTCGCCGGGCAGCCGGGCGCCAACCACCTCGTCGGCGCGCAGGCCCTCGCCTTCGTCCGCCAGCGGCACGGATTCATCGACGGCGACCTGTCGCGCATCCATCGCCAGCAGGCGTTCCTGGCCGCGGTGTTCCGCAAGGTGTCCTCCGGTGACGTGCTGCTGCGCCCCGCCAAACTCGCCGCGTTCCTGGGGGCCGTCACCCGGTCCACCGTCCTCGACGACGCCACCGACCTCGCCGACCTGCGCCGGCTCGCCACCCGGCTGCACGGCATGGACAGCGGGGCGGTGACCTTCGCGACGATTCCGGTCACCGGGCAGGTCGCCCATCCGGCGTTCTACTTCCTCTACGATCCCGACGCCGTGCGCGCCTTCTTCGCCCGCACGATGGGCGACGGCCACAGCGCGCCGGCCACCGCGGATCCCACCGCCTCACCGGGCACCGACCCCCTCGCCTCGCCCGGCGTCACTCGCCAGCCCGGGCCGAGCGCCTCGGCCACCGCCCGGGCCGACGGGCGGGACGTGGCCGCGCCGACCGCCACCGCCTCCCCGCAGGGGCCGGCGTCGGCATCGGCATCAGTGTCGGCATCGGTGTCGGCATCGGCATCGGTGTCGGCAACGGCTGGAGCCTCACGCGCCTCCGGCCGGGTCAGCCTCGCGCGCTCCGGCCTGATCGTCGCCGGGCCGTCCCTGCCGGGCGCCGCCATCACTCCCCAGATCACGACGCCGGGCTCCATTCCGAGCGCCAGCGCCGTCGAGCCGGAAGGCACGACCGCGACCGCCAGCCCGACGGCCGTGCCGACCACGACGGCCGTGGCCTCCTGCATCCAGTGA